A stretch of Drosophila gunungcola strain Sukarami chromosome 3L unlocalized genomic scaffold, Dgunungcola_SK_2 000002F, whole genome shotgun sequence DNA encodes these proteins:
- the LOC128257283 gene encoding LOW QUALITY PROTEIN: leucine--tRNA ligase, mitochondrial (The sequence of the model RefSeq protein was modified relative to this genomic sequence to represent the inferred CDS: deleted 1 base in 1 codon): MHALRSTRPWRGAYWSSWRRLLTQSCTGTKNLELTNDVKHRIESHWREQLAGGQFNPRESQDKYYVLSMFPYPSGNLHMGHVRVYTIADAVARFQRMCGKNVFQPMGWDSFGLPAENAANQRGVEPASWTEQNIAQMKEQLRRLGCSFDWNHELSTCSPQYYKWTQHLFLMLHRHGLAYQNEALVNWDPVDKTVLADEQVDANGCSWRSGAKVEKKLLRQWFIRTSAYAKQLLDGLEDPTLRDWRDIINLQRHWIGECDGHAFNLLTSASGLLRVWTAHPEHLKDPHAFLVLRSNHHLSKLEDAGSLTAENPFAGTTIPVVFGDEVTFPPKCDVYLAAPSFRGEDKELWESYGLAFTSSGKEEDGLSPANWELLRKEVLQAATRLNVGGYRVSSKLQDWLISRQRYWGTPIPIVHCAKCGAVPVPEEQLPVSLPPKDSPKEAFLCECPKCGDKEARRETDTMDTFVDSSWYYLRYLDAQNCERIFDPALANKFMPVDLYIGGKEHAVLHLYYARFMNHFLHSCGLSPTSEPFSRLLVQGMVMGRSFRVKGSGRYVPEAEVEIVNAKKNQAVLKETKEPVVMTWEKMSKSKLNGVEPSDMFNEYGTDTTRLIILADVAPTSHRNWSSATFPGILNWQKRLWLTLQDFQEAREDQTPSDVVATSEEFLAEDAKLFDARNFYVKGATFNYRHAHQLSVAISKMQGLTNSLRRTPKHVLRHGKQFERALAAQIIMLAPMAPHFASELWSKFVAIPGRLNPASQELQWSEDVLAQRWPDIDAAYNLDLSIKVNGFENCVIKVQRTHLDKVTHSDALDIAFNTESVTSYLIDKKIRNTNFVLYPGIEAILNIYVDKAQKAQKSATSGEDEEAQPRA, translated from the exons ATGCACGCGCTGAGAAGTACTCGCCCCTGGAGAGGGGCATATTGGAGTAGTTGGCGGCGTCTGCTCACCCAAAGCTGCACGGGAACTAAG AACTTGGAACTAACTAACGATGTCAAGCACCGGATTGAGTCTCACTGGCGGGAGCAACTCGCGGGAGGGCAGTTCAACCCCCGGGAATCGCAGGACAAGTACTACGTGCTCTCCATGTTCCCCTATCCCTCGGGCAATCTCCACATGGGCCATGTGCGCGTCTACACCATTGCCGATGCGGTGGCTCGTTTCCAGCGGATGTGCGGCAAGAATGTGTTCCAACCCATGGGCTGGGATTCCTTTGGCCTGCCCGCCGAGAATGCCGCCAACCAACGGGGCGTGGAGCCCGCCTCCTGGACGGAGCAGAACATCGCTCAGATGAAGGAGCAACTCAGGCGACTGGGCTGCTCCTTCGACTGGAACCACGAGCTGTCCACCTGCAGTCCGCAGTACTACAAGTGGACGCAGCACCTGTTCCTCATGCTGCACCGCCATGGACTGGCCTACCAGAACGAGGCCCTCGTCAACTGGGATCCCGTGGACAAGACGGTGCTAGCCGACGAGCAGGTGGACGCCAATGGCTGCTCCTGGCGCTCGGGGGCCAAAGTGGAGAAGAAACTCCTCAGGCAGTGGTTCATCCGGACGAGTGCCTATGCCAAACAGTTGCTCGATGGCCTGGAGGATCCCACGCTGCGCGATTGGCGCGATATAATAAACCTGCAGCGCCACTGGATCGGAGAATGCGATGGCCATGCCTTCAATCTGCTCACCTCCGCCTCTGGGCTTCTACGGGTGTGGACTGCCCATCCGGAGCACTTGAAGGATCCCCATGCATTCCTCGTCCTGCGCAGCAATCACCACCTGTCGAAGCTTGAGGATGCGGGCAGTCTCACTGCGGAGAATCCCTTTGCGGGCACCACAATTCCCGTGGTCTTCGGCGACGAGGTGACCTTCCCGCCAAAGTGTGATGTTTATCTAGCAGCCCCTAGTTTCCGCGGCGAAGACAAGGAGCTGTGGGAGTCCTATGGTCTGGCATTCACCTCATCCGGCAAGGAGGAAGACGGCTTGAGTCCAGCCAACTGGGAGCTGTTGAGGAAGGAGGTGCTTCAAGCAGCCACTCGTCTCAATGTGGGCGGTTATCGGGTGTCCTCCAAGCTGCAGGATTGGCTGATCTCACGCCAGCGCTACTGGGGCACTCCAATTCCCATTGTACACTGCGCCAAGTGCGGAGCAGTTCCTGTGCCCGAGGAGCAGCTGCCGGTCTCCCTGCCTCCTAAGGATTCCCCCAAAGAAGCCTTCCTCTGCGAGTGCCCCAAGTGCGGGGATAAGGAGGCGCGAAGAGAGACAGATACAATGGACACCTTTGTGGACAGCTCCTGGTACTACCTGCGTTATCTGGATGCCCAAAACTGCGAGCGCATTTTCGATCCCGCGCTGGCCAACAAGTTCATGCCCGTGGATCTGTACATCGGCGGCAAGGAGCACGCCGTGCTTCACCTCTACTATGCCCGCTTCATGAACCACTTCCTGCACAGCTGCGGCCTCTCGCCCACCAGCGAACCCTTCTCCCGCCTGCTGGTCCAGGGCATGGTCATGGGACGCTCCTTCCGGGTGAAGGGCAGCGGACGGTATGTGCCCGAAGCGGAAGTGGAGATTGTGAACGCCAAGAAGAACCAGGCAGTGCTGAAGGAAACCAAAGAGCCCGTGGTCATGACCTGGGAGAAGATGTCCAAGTCGAAGCTAAATGGCGTGGAGCCCAGCGATATGTTCAATGAATATGGAACGGACACAACGAGACTGATCATCCTGGCCGATGTGGCGCCCACC TCGCATCGCAACTGGTCCAGTGCAA CATTTCCTGGCATTCTCAACTGGCAAAAGCGTCTTTGGCTGACCCTACAGGATTTCCAAGAGGCTCGCGAGGATCAAACTCCCTCGGATGTGGTGGCCACCAGCGAGGAGTTTCTGGCCGAAGATGCCAAGCTCTTCGATGCCCGCAACTTTTATGTAAAAGGAGCCACTTTCAACTACCGCCATGCGCATCAACTCAGTGTGGCTATCTCTAAAATGCAGGGACTGACCAATTCCCTAAGG CGCACACCTAAGCATGTCCTGCGGCATGGAAAGCAATTTGAGCGGGCTCTGGCTGCCCAAATCATCATGCTGGCGCCCATGGCTCCGCACTTTGCCTCCGAGCTGTGGTCCAAGTTTGTGGCCATACCGGGCCGACTGAATCCCGCCAGCCAGGAACTGCAGTGGAGCGAAGACGTGTTGGCCCAACGCTGGCCAGACATCGATGCCGCCTACAATCTGGACCTTAGCATCAAAGTAAATGGCTTCGAGAACTGTGTGATCAAAGTGCAGCGAACGCACCTGGACAAGGTGACGCACAGCGATGCCCTGGACATTGCCTTCAACACGGAATCGGTGACATCGTACCTAATTGACAAGAAAATACGGAACACTAATTTTGTGCTCTATCCGGGCATCGAGGCCATCTTGAATATCTATGTGGATAAGGCGCAGAAGGCACAGAAATCGGCTACCAGCGGTGAGGATGAGGAGGCTCAGCCTAGGGCATAG
- the LOC128257282 gene encoding uncharacterized protein LOC128257282 produces MAKCRSPSILNDETPTPEASCPAPAPAPANPSLQPQLQQQQQQQQNYLPQTSLLKIEPFVPSFNQRLRRRPIGRSHSTLSHNVIPKRPVQQQLQQQQQHQLQQQQQSELQVGQQQQLKRSYAAAAQIRQQQQQQQQQRNLPRGVGIQRQRSKSTSSSAASNSCRPATAAVTPNTLVGSAGGTLVSGAIVTPQPNGICRIQRLPKEREELPDRINYDKRGLTAIPIFEQEPNLRLLSLQHNLINTFHIPKELPPPPPPPPVPVPPPPISTPRESNNNKLGDYNNGNGLKEGGRSGLRGHHPGRLTRAMTNAGGNSHRLSPKSGGSPGSGSPLTTQALAINGGGAAGRSKLAKRSYNYGQAQLTPPPALRMRYGLEKSKSFVSSSLQAMKHQQQIIQRRALLKATRGVAGGAAGNLLQSCDEGSALHSSNLSLCGGCGEEEDSPSVMTSSSALEQLSIKNKQLSLSASYGSIFQQLVFLDLYDNQIERIANLDGLPSLSVLLLGKNRITDIGGLASLKDSLRVLDLHGNKLTSLGSRINCLQQLKSLNLAGNQIRQINQQDFLGLRCLRELNLKRNKLRRINGFQHLVALERLWLCHNELHRVDDMASIARANRLLEVTIENNPVSLAGDCVSFLVSYLPLLQTLSQMPITEQVRRAALAWRQHKEQAQAAPGSSEAYHSIRREEVISNARTNWELLRSQQTVVGRPKSRLTSELAKINESNEGPTAEEAETESEESQQQPKELMDELQALIKLPPIARNLRNPLVEDDVSSEASSLGPNVDSCSSCYSSDNEEVAAKNSKPQTTQIDENCNKVGVAEKPPASPVPAPAPVSPSPEVTKVAAPPAAVASSPSPPALTLTPPAAPGTPVPGGAPTPPPAATTATLPLPVTVSSSTCRPASSKQRSRHAPITQLGLQINQRGGAGGASSKRYMAGSLVRAQTVSSSTSNSSSSTSTGRGKATQNGLTLVATQTKAATSATSNQSSAGTGGGGAGGGGAGGSATSSGTTAAATPSAAITVSKPSAAEREREQGGDYLIEICGRYLNIYGQGALRFIDKQWNPAKANDVHTLNFSYINFNSIVCVLGRIKLRFPHAEHYVFRETNISCLGQLNGLAELQGLSSLLIDSEGNGITLKESWRAYAIYRLSHWGLKQLNGQEVSEAEVEAANAMYVGLSDLVLWSMPEVMLQPLLARLRLDETCTASKLSPKEWLLRPDNKSLRLVVGKEALQWKKNAGTGAASSVSSMNLSPATEAASTAMAPSARDRGRQHFALLLENTCNAVEKLHKLETLWPSMLLDIVRNTLLDYAQLDVYLRNLMCELMK; encoded by the exons ATGGCCAAATGCCGCAGTCCCTCCATACTCAACGATGAAACGCCCACGCCGGAGGCATCCTGCccagctcctgctccagctcctgcGAATCCTTCGCTGCAACcccaactacaacaacaacaacaacaacaacagaactACTTACCTCAAACATCTTTGCTGAAAATCGAACCGTTCGTTCCTAGTTTTAATCAAAGACTACGCCGGCGTCCTATTGGTCGCTCCCATAGCACCTTAAGCCACAATGTCATCCCCAAGCGACcagtgcagcagcaactccagcagcagcagcagcatcaactccagcagcaacaacaatcggAGTTGCAAgttggccagcagcaacaactcaAGCGGAGCTATGCCGCCGCTGCCCAAATccgtcagcagcagcagcaacaacagcaacagcgcaATCTACCACGTGGCGTGGGCATCCAACGGCAGAGATCCAAGtccacctcctcctcggcGGCCTCCAATAGTTGTCGTCCCGCCACGGCGGCCGTAACTCCAAACACTCTGGTGGGCAGTGCGGGCGGAACGCTGGTCAGTGGAGCCATTGTCACACCGCAACCAAATGGCATCTGCCGGATTCAGAGGTTGCCCAAGGAACGGGAGGAGTTGCCCGATCGCATCAACTACGACAAGAGGGGTTTGACCGCCATTCCAATCTTCGAACAGGAACCCAATCTTCGGCTGCTGTCGCTGCAGCACAACCTGATCAACACCTTCCACATACCCAAGGAGCTGCCACCGCCGCCTCCGCCGCCACCAGTGCCAGTGCCTCCTCCTCCGATTTCGACGCCGCGggagagcaacaacaataagcTGGGTG ACTACAACAACGGCAATGGATTAAAGGAAGGAGGACGCTCTGGCCTGCGTGGCCACCATCCCGGGAGACTCACCCGTGCCATGACCAATGCAGGCGGCAATTCCCATCGCCTGTCGCCCAAATCCGGAGGAAGTCCTGGTTCGGGCAGTCCGCTGACCACCCAGGCACTGGCCATCAATGGAGGAGGAGCCGCCGGACGCTCCAAGCTGGCCAAAAGGAGCTACAACTATGGGCAGGCACAGCTGACGCCTCCGCCGGCGCTGCGCATGCGCTATGGACTGGAGAAATCCAAGAGCTTTGTGAGCAGCAGCCTGCAGGCGATGAAGCACCAGCAACAGATCATCCAGAGGCGGGCATTGCTGAAGGCCACAAGGGGAGTGGCCGGCGGAGCGGCCGGCAATCTCCTCCAGAGCTGCGACGAGGGCAGTGCCCTGCACAGCAGCAATCTCTCGCTGTGCGGCGGATGTGGCGAGGAGGAGGATTCGCCCAGTGTGATGACCTCCAGTTCCGCGCTGGAGCAGCTGAGCATCAAGAACAAGCAGTTGAGTTTGAGCGCCAGCTACGGCAGCATCTTCCAGCAGCTGGTCTTCCTGGATCTGTACGATAATCAGATCGAGAGGATAGCCAATCTGGATGGACTGCCCTCGCTGTCGGTGCTCCTGCTGGGCAAGAACAGGATCACGGACATTGGAGGTCTTGCCTCGCTGAAGGATTCCCTGAGGGTGCTGGATCTGCATGGCAACAAGCTTACCAGTTTGGGCAGCCGCATCAATTGCCTGCAGCAACTCAAGTCCCTGAATCTGGCGGGGAATCAAATTCGCCAGATAAACCAGCAGGACTTCCTGGGACTGCGTTGTCTCCGGGAACTAAATCTCAAAAGGAACAAGCTGCGGCGGATCAATGGCTTCCAGCATTTGGTGGCGCTGGAGCGGCTTTGGTTGTGCCACAACGAACTGCATCGCGTGGATGATATGGCCAGCATAGCTCGGGCCAACCGTCTCCTGGAAGTCACCATCGAAAATAATCCTGTCTCCCTCGCAGGAGATTGTGTATCCTTCCTGGTTTCGTatctgccgctgctgcagaCTTTGAGCCAAATGCCCATCACGGAGCAAGTGCGTCGGGCGGCTCTGGCCTGGCGCCAGCACAAGGAGCAGGCCCAAGCTGCTCCTGGCAGCTCGGAAGCCTATCACAGCATCCGTCGCGAAGAGGTGATATCCAATGCGAGGACGAACTGGGAGCTACTGCGATCGCAGCAAACAGTGGTGGGTCGTCCCAAGAGCCGGCTGACCAGCGAGCTGGCCAAGATCAATGAGTCCAACGAGGGTCCAACGGCTGAGGAGGCGGAAACCGAGTCCGAGgagtcgcagcagcagcccaAGGAACTGATGGACGAGCTGCAGGCACTGATCAAACTGCCGCCGATAGCCAGGAATTTGAGGAACCCGCTGGTGGAGGATGACGTCTCCTCGGAGGCATCCAGCCTGGGACCCAATGTGGACTCCTGCTCCAGTTGCTACAGCTCCGATAATGAGGAGGTCGCAGCTAAAAATAGTAAACCACAAACGACGCAGATCGATGAAAACTGCAATAAAGTGGGTGTGGCAGAGAAGCCACCAGCTTCACCTgttccagctccagctccagtgAGTCCATCTCCTGAGGTGACTAAGGTAgcagctcctccagctgcAGTGGCCTCCTCGCCTTCTCCGCCCGCCTTGACCTTGACGCCGCCCGCTGCTCCTGGAACTCCGGTGCCGGGTGGTGCACCCACACCTCCGCCAGCGGCCACCACTGCCACCCTGCCCCTGCCCGTCACTGTATCCTCGAGCACATGTCGTCCGGCGAGCAGCAAACAGCGTTCCCGACATGCGCCCATCACCCAGTTGGGTTTGCAGATTAATCAGCgcggaggagcaggaggagcctCCTCCAAGCGGTACATGGCTGGTAGTTTGGTGCGGGCACAAACCGtgagcagcagcaccagcaacagcagcagttccACCAGCACTGGTCGCGGAAAGGCCACCCAAAATGGCCTGACTTTGGTGGCCACTCAAACAAAGGCGGCAACGAGTGCCACTTCGAACCAATCCTCTGCAGGAACaggaggcggaggagcaggaggcggAGGGGCAGGAGGATCAGCAACATCCAGTGGAACAACTGCAGCTGCCACGCCCAGTGCCGCCATCACGGTGTCCAAGCCCAGTGCCGCTGAACGGGAACGAGAGCAGGGTGGCGATTACCTGATCGAGATTTGTGGCCGGTACCTGAACATCTATGGCCAGGGAGCACTCCGTTTCATCGACAAGCAGTGGAATCCGGCCAAGGCCAATGATGTGCACACCCTGAACTTCAGCTACATCAACTTCAACAGcattgtgtgtgtgctgggCAGGATCAAGCTGCGATTCCCCCATGCCGAGCACTACGTTTTCCGGGAGACGAACATCTCGTGTTTGGGCCAACTCAATGGATTGGCCGAGCTGCAGGGACTCAGCAGTCTGCTCATCGATTCGGAGGGCAATGGCATAACGCTGAAGGAATCCTGGCGAGCCTATGCCATCTACAGGCTCTCCCACTGGGGATTGAAGCAGCTGAACGGCCAGGAGGTCAGCGAAGCCGAAGTGGAGGCTGCCAATGCCATGTACGTGGGACTCTCCGACCTGGTGCTGTGGTCCATGCCGGAGGTGATGCTGCAGCCGCTGTTGGCGCGTCTGCGTCTGGACGAGACCTGCACGGCCAGCAAGCTGTCGCCCAAGGAGTGGCTCCTGCGGCCGGACAACAAATCCCTCCGCCTGGTGGTGGGCAAAGAGGCGCTCCAGTGGAAGAAGAATGCCGGAACAGGAGCTGCCTCCTCCGTGAGCAGCATGAACCTCAGTCCAGCGACGGAGGCGGCCAGCACTGCCATGGCGCCCAGTGCCCGGGATCGGGGTCGCCAGCACTTTGCCCTGCTGCTGGAGAACACTTGCAACGCGGTGGAGAAGCTGCACAAACTGGAAACCCTCTGGCCCAGCATGCTCCTCGACATCGTCCGGAACACGCTCCTCGATTACGCCCAGTTGGATGTCTACCTGCGGAATCTCATGTGCGAACTGATGAAGTGA